Below is a genomic region from Fundulus heteroclitus isolate FHET01 chromosome 5, MU-UCD_Fhet_4.1, whole genome shotgun sequence.
ATGCATAACCTCAAacttgttttattcttccttggAAAAAGTGCTATTTTAGTTCAGCGCAATAAGTTTGATTCACAAACCCAGCGTTCGTGTATTTTTCCTGTTCTTTTTCTATGTTTCAGTAGCAGGTCTATTCTATAATGGCACCGCCATAGTAatcaaaaagaaataattagTGAGAGGCCTGTCTTGTCCTCCTCTCTGTCTGCTATAGGTCCAACAAGAAATCACTGTATTAGTATCCCATGTCTTCTGTCTCAGTTACCCTGAGTTAAAAATgaggagagaaaacaaaaacacccagAATCATGGATTGGCTTTTACATCAGTCAGTCACaataacttaaaatatattaaaatctgCCTCTCCCCCCACCTAACAGCTAATCCCTCCCACTGCATATTACCCACCCACCACCCCCAAAAGAAAGCAACGCTCAATAAATGCACATTGTTTCATACATAACTGCCTTTAAACTGTCTTTGAAGTCTGAGGGGGAGGCATTTCTATTAAAACTTCTCAACTAAACTGCTTCTGCTTAGtctgattagaaaaaaaaaaacacacacacattagtaATATGCTGAAATTAGCTAAGACAAGTTCAAATGGTTCAGCCTGGGCCAGCTAAAGCCTTTGTAGGAGTCAAGATGATGAACTGAATAGCAGCACAGTTTCACATTCTGATCCTAAAAGGCCATTGTCTTCCATGAGGGTGTCGAGCTCCCTTTGGTCACCGTTTCTGAAGGGCGACCTTTTTCCAGGATCAGCAGTGTCAGACTGAAGGAGGTCCATGAGGTAGCATCCCGCCCTAAAAACGGCTGATCCATAATCAGAGTACCCTTCATGTTGTCCCTTGgcgagaaaaaaacaacaacaacaaaaaaaaaacaaaaaaaaacgatgaGGGTGAATTCAGAGCGTCCTGCCTCTGAATATGAATCAGCATTCAAAGGCGATGTGCACCTCTGACCCGTTGCAAAGTTGCGACTGGGCTTCAGAGACAGACCATAATAAGTGCATGATGCATGGGCAACAATGCCGAGGTAACGTGGTCTGTAAGCGCCAGACCCAAAGTGTAGTGCAAAAGAAAGCAAaccaaatgaaaagaaaagagagaagaaaaggagTTGATTACAGAAGTCAGTAGTGTCCACGAAACTCACAAACATGCATCCCTGAATGACTTTTGTGTGTCTTCTCTTGCTCACAAGAGGACGGGTTAATGTTGCTTTCGTCTGCACAGAGATTATATTTTTAAGGAGGAAAGAAAACGTTTGCAGTTAAAGCATCATGGCTACCTGGCAAGAGGAGAATGGGTTTGATCTGGAACCCATGTGAGGAAATAATGGGATGATTCAGTCCTACAGTTGGCTTCAAATGTAAGAAACAGTTCACTTACCAATTTCAGCAAATTCTCTATGAGAGAGGGGAGAGGTAAAGGGTCCAATTTgtcagataatttttttttttcatttgaacaTTCTTTTGTTCCCCAGAATAAAATTAATCCAAAGCCCAAACTCCATTTATAAGCAGCAACAGATCTGTGTGTAAAGTTCAGAAAAGAGGAGAGGTTGGGGTTTGGGGGCTGGGGATTATCAGCATGCTTAAAGAAttttcattaattgtcatttaaCTACTGTCCTTATTTGCATTTGTTAAGCTTTGGATATAAAAGCTAAACAAATGCTTGGTCAGCGCCTGCAAGGCGCTGTAGGTTAAAAAGTATCCGATTAGATGTTTCtcagcagtttgtttttttttaggaatccTCCTCAAACCATTTGTGCTCACCTAGATACTGCAAAGTAAATTGGCACAAAAGAAAGCCCCATCCATGTTTGAAATGACAGAAGTCACGTGACTGAGGTTTACATGTGTGGGTTGTTTAGTCAATTGGTTTTGAATCGTCATCAGTCTTCTCCTTTGCATTTTCCTTGAGCTCAGCAGCAGCTAGTGCCAGGCTTTCATCTCGGGGGGTTGTCATGGGTGCGTTTTCCGTCTCCACTGGGAAATCCTGGCCTCCTGcttccatcttcatcatcagcTTGAGCTTCTTCTTTGGGGGGTTCTTCAGGGTTCCCATGCGCTCCTTTACCTTGTACTCTAGGGTACTGTGTGGGATTCCATACATGTTCTGTGCCTTGGACACGCTCATCTTCCCGCTCATCACTACTGCTATGGCTTCCTCCAGAATCTCGCTGTTGTACTGCCGATAACGGCCCCTCTTCTTCCTTGGCTGCTTGGAGCTTGGGTCCACTTCCACATCAGAGATGGAATATGCTGGTCCGGAAGTGGAACTGTCTATGTCAGAGTTCCAGTAATCAGCGGCCCCATCCAGCAGGCTTCCAAGACTTCCACCCCGCCGGTTCTGTTTGGGTAAGATGGCTCTCAGCTTCCGGCTCAAACTGTTCTCGCCATGTCCACCTGTCCCCACACCCATGGCTCCATAACCATACAGCTCAGAGGCATGGGAGTCCCAGGAAAGATCCATTCCCCGTACCTGTGGGATCTTTAGGTCGACGGGCGGTGAGTGGCCCTGCTCTCTCTTGGCCTCGTTAGGGTGATGCTGAGCCTTTGACACTTGATTGTGGTGGTGGAGAGAACTCTTATATGAGAAGGCTCCATGGTGGCTGTGGTGGTGATTTTCCAGGAATGTAGGCAGGTCTTTGAGGTCGCTTAGAGCTCCACCAGCCTGCTTTAGCTTCATCAGGCTTTCGAGGTGGGCCTTGCTTTCCCAGAGAGAAGAGGAGCCCTTTTGGCTGAGTAAGGAGTGGGACTGCCCATGATTAAGCAAGCCGGCTGACTCTAGATTGGCCAGAGAAAGAGCTGCGGGCTGACTCAAGAGACGGTGCTTCTGGCTAAGAAGCTCCTCCTTGATGCGAAGAGAGCGGGCCAGTGGCGGCTTGAAGGAGTTGGAGTTGATGTAGCTCTCCCTCAGTCCATCTTGCAAACTTTTTTGCAGTAGGCCATCGTCTTCCTCAACTTCTGACAGGGTACGTTCTGCCTTGAGCAAATGTCTGGATGGAGAAGAACAAGAACATTTCAGAACATGGTAAGACCAACAGTGAAACCTTCAATgtaatttattgggattttatgccaTTGTTATTATGCTGCAATTCTTTTTGGGTGTGTTTCTATAAGGTCTGCCTATTCTTAGCAAAATATGAATGCCAATTTGTAACCCTTATTGATTGCCAATTAGGTTTAGGTCTGATCTTAACTGGGCCTTTTTTACAACATAAAACTGCTTTGATGCAGTCAGAACCacattgtagctctgactgtatgttgatgttgttgtccagctggaaggtaaacctgCAATACAGTCTCAAGTCATGTATAGCCCCttagaatagaaatacatttattgccCCACAATGGGGTATTCTTCCATGGTTACCCTGTGTTTAGtgccatccatctttccatgtAATCTGACTAGCTCCCCTTTCTTACATTTTCGCTGAGCTGTTGTGTTCAGCATGAAGATGTTTTCCATCACACACAGTTTTAGGTGTAGGCAAACAATTGCAGTTTTAGAAACATCTGATCAAAGCACCTTCCTCCAAAGTTTTGCTATGTAACTAGTATGACTTGTGGCAAACTACAAACATATGGCTTCCTTTCAGCAATGACATTCTCCTCACCACTTCTtcataaagaccagatttgaGAAGTGTAGGACTAAGACTTGTTCTGTTGACTCCCCACCTGTgaaactctgcagctcctccagagacaaAAAAGACCTCTGGGCTGCCTGTAACATTAATTCTCTACTTGTCTGGCCTCTCACTTAAAGAGAAATGTCATGTCTTGGTGAGCTTGCAAGTATGCCGTACCTGGCATTTGTTTTGGATGATGGATCGAACGGAGCTGTTAGATGTTTATAGCTTGGGGTGTTGTGTTTTTTGATACCCTGCATCTCTAGTCCTAATTCTTAAAACAGTAGATTGAAGCAGTATTTTTATTAAGAATATTGTGTTGTTGGAAAGTGTTAAGGGACATGCCACATAAAAAAGGGCCTGGCACTTGATTGCAGTCTTCTAGTCCACTGCCTGCCCTGGTGTTGTGGATGAGATTAAAAGCAGGAAGTGCATTTAATTCATGGGTATCCTAACAAAGATGGTTTAATATGTATGCATGATGTGgtaggaattctaaacaatagctAACTTCctagagttattgaataaggaaacggtggagtgatgaagttccagcgcttttattgagaaacagagcagagatcacatagatggaaagtaatcacaccccgcGGTCTGGCTGCCAGCCtgtctgccctgtttctaattCTCCCGCTTTACGGCTCTCCCCTAATGCTCGACAGTGGACTTGCCGTGAGACTAAACAAAGCCAGTCTATCCTAGGCAATCATCACCCTGCACAGTAGCTACGCAGCATTTGGCTTTGGCAATCAGCAGGGCTCACATGTCCGAGtggcgtgaggccatagtgacttcagaatgaTATTGCAagaaattttacttttctttttttttgtaaaacattaaaaccttttccttccactagaCAGTTAAGAACTACTTGGTGTTGGTCAAATACTATAAATCTCAATGAAATACATCGACGGTTGCGGTTGTAACATGACCATTTAGGAAAATGCTCAgctttgcaaggcattgtataCTTTATATTTCAATTCTTaagacccccccacccccccatgtTGGATTAACAAACTGTATGACTAAATGGATATTCTTATGCCTTTACTACAAATCACACGGATCGGCAGGCATCTTGAACTTCCGATTTGCATATGTCTGAAACATGTTCAGATGTCAAGTGCCTTTACTGGACCTAAAGCAGTCAATGCGTCTTCTGCTAAGTAACTATAGCAACAGTTGAAAAGCTCTTGAAAGGTACTCCCATAGGTTCATAATCACAGGAAAGAGCATGGACGGCATATGAGGGATGGACCTTCAGGGACCTCTCTACTGGAGACATATTATGTGAAACTACAATGTCATTGACTGCTGTGTGGGGAGTACACAGAAGGAGGTTTAATGCAGCTTATCACTGTGGGCCATCTCAGGCTTGTTGAAAACAGTATAGGGTTAATATGAGCCTTTTTCAGTCAGCATAGAGGCATCTAGCTGCTGCATTAAACGATAATCTGGTATTTTTGGGCTTAGGTCCAAAAGGATAGTTTAGGATTTTTCAAGAAAGATTCTAAGCAGATAAGATATTAGTTCATATCTCTCCTGGAGTCTTCTTTTAACATAATGTAGAATAGTTGTTACATCTTCCTATTCTGGTTAATGGTACATGATTGGTTAATTCCTCACTGGGTGGAACGCTCTGAACCTGTGGATTTCAGGGCTCCTGGGTGCTCTGGGCATTTGCAGCCTCTTTGCTTTTACTATTGTTGACGATAAACTTCTAAAAGGTTTATACACCAGGCAATTGCTTGTGGGGGGCTGTGAGTCAGGTTGCATCTTTAGCCAATGTGCCCCATTCCAACCCAAGTATTTCCGTTCTGTCTGTTCCTACTTCCGGATTGTACATATGAACAAACCATTTTCGACACATGTACCTGAATCATAGCATTTAAGTTCATTTTTCTATttagttaattatttttatgaatTAGACAGATAGCTAGCCATAAACATGCTGAAATCTCATGTATTATTCAATTGAATTGTATTGCATCCTATTTCTACTACTCATTTTTATTCCTCACTTGAGATGCTGCTAGATGCACACACATAATTTGGCAGCTATTTTAAACAGTCATTTTTACAGTCCTTAGTAAaccaaagaaagaaactaaaacATCTTCCAAAGCACCAGGTTGACTGCAGCTTCCATGACTTAGGTCTTTGGCTACATTTGCTAGACTGATTGCTCTGGTTAATTAATTAAATGACCTTAACAGTGCATTTATGGCACTAACACTTTTCTTTGTCTGGTATGTACCTTTCTCTGGAAAGAACCACCTGCTTACATACGTAACTGTCTGGGACCCTTGTTAATTAAAAGGTCAAGATGAAATCTTAGTCCAGATTctgtttaggtttttatttctaGAACAAAGGCGTCTAGCTGACACCATAGGAGGAAGATTTCCTATACCCGCATATGCTCTTTCAATCGACCCTTTTCCTGATCCATATTTGACCTAAAGATctaaagtatttctgaaaatGGCAGCTGCAATTAGTGTTGATTGTTTATTCCCTCTTGATGCAAAAAGCGAGTATGGTGGCCACTGGCTCCAACATGGCTTCGAGGCAGAGCGTGCGCATCAATAAATTAACGGGAAGCAACGCAGGAAATTGTCAATAAAGGCAGAGGCACTGATTGCTTTTCGGAAAAGAGAAAGCCATGATTTGTCAATCCGTACAGCTGTTGAACTCCAACTCTGGGGCGAGGGGTAGGTGTGGGTGGGTTTCTGAATTCTAATTACCTCTGCATAAACACATCTGCTGTTGCTACCTAAACATTACTTATGCATTGATCTGCAGCATATTAACTGTGAAGTACAATATTAAAAGGTAGGGTTAGGGCCCCAGTAACGTTAAACTGTTGATGCAGGGATGCATCCATGAGTTCTGAGAATGCAGCTTTTATTGGTACTAAAAAGCTCTATCAAAATGAGACAAGATCAGAATGATTCAGCTCAGAGCAGAACTTTAAAACGGTCACCATGCCCTGACAATGATACATTTAGCTGAGTGATCCAGGTCCTTACATCCCATCTGACAACATTAAGCTGCAGCGGATCATTCATCAGCCACTTTGTCAGGCTGTGAAATCAGTGTTTTCTTGTAGGGAAACAAGCAGCCTGAATGTAGTTTGACAAATGGATACAGATCTGAATCTGATTCAAGTATGACATCATCACCTCGGGCCAAATAGCCACACAGGCTTCTGTGATAAAACAGAGTGAAAATATGTCTCCAACACCCAGTGCCAGGGCGCCTGTCCAAAAAGCTGACAACTCTTCAGAGGTTTGCTGGCTTTTTAATCTCTCATTTTGTGTCGCGTAATAATGGTTGATTAACTTACACGCACACGCTGGCGCCATCTGACTCTGTTTTGAATAAGGGAAGTGTGCTGATACAGGACCTGTGCTGAGAGATGGCCAGAAACATCTTACCTCTCTATCAGATGTTAGTCACACCGACCACTCAGAGCTCCAGAACCACATTCACCCAACCACACTGGTAAGCTGAAGAGAATCTTACAACTTTTGGATCGCATGCAACCACTCTACCCACTGTCCCACAGTCACTctaatttataatttaaaaagaatgtgTCCTATAATATTGAGGGAACGGAAATAGAACACCACATCTTAGTGCTGTATGCAGTTTTTACTAGCGATTTACATCTGCTTCTATCGTAATTTCTACTATTTTATTCAAAGCGTGAGCTGCGCCTTGTGCTTCTTCTGACCAATCTTACCCTTTGTCCCCAGGAGCAAGGGTGAAGCCTTGTAAAGTTTTGAGGCTTcctctgctgttgttcttcttgGTGGAGAGGTCCAAGACACCATCTTAGGGACAAAACaaatgacaggaaaaaaaggttAACAAACACTGAAAGTCTAATCAGGTAGCTACATGGAGTCAGAAAACACTGGCCTGACTGAGGATTATCCTCCAGACAGCAGATTTCAGTTCCACCCAAGAACTGTTTGACATGACCCTCCACATGTTGAAAAAGGCAAGAGACTGAATCCCACAGTGCTCCTGATGATCTCATCAGCGTGTCATGAAACAAATGGTTGGCTAAcagcatgtgtgtgtgaataagGGAATGTGATTAACAgctagcttgtttttttttgatcaCCAAGAACCTTGTTGGAACAGCTCTgcttagagggaaaaaaaaacctctgtggGTATACCAAGGcttcaaaatattgcaattttAAAACCACTAAAATGTTCTCTCGTGATGTTCATGTGGTTCAAAGGACGTTTTAATTGGAGACACCAGAGAAGCCGCTGGAGGGACAGAAATTACCTGAGCTTTATAAAGCAATGAGCAACGTAGTGTTGGCTCTCCAATCACCtactgctgtaatattataagcccccccaccccccgccagGCTAAGCATGGTGTGTTAATTTTAAATGCATCCATGTTTGAGAGCGACATAAAACGGTGAGTAAAGCTCCCGTCTGGGAGAAGGCCTCCTAATCAAAATAGCTAACACTATTAACTCGATGCACACTACGTTGTGCCCCTCCTTCGAGCCGCACCCCCCCACCTACCCATCCAACCCCCCCATGATAGCAAGCACTTTCCAGAGCCCACAGCGACACCACGATTAGCCCtgttttcaaatatttccaCCGGTTTATAGCAAAATACTCATAGCTCTTAACATGATGCTATATTAAGAATACAGTCGGTTGGCTATGAGCAGACTACAGGCTAATCAGAAAGCCCAACTTATTAACCAGCTAACATTAGCTTCTTATACTCCCTGTGTAAAAATGGGAATAACAAGATATACTATTCTGGTCAGTAAGCGCTTGTAGACATCTAATAGATGCTGCtctgtaataaataaacaaaagcgatcatgttttttttttcttttaaacagtttGTTAATACTATGATACCTTAAAACTGTGTCATTTGTACTCGACATAAGGGAATGATCAGAATCTCATCCTGGCCCATTCAAAGTTTCTTTGTGTCATTTTGAGCTCTCAGCCTGAGTCTGTTATGGAaaatgctggatttggaaatgttggcagctTTTAGTAAAGTAGTCCTCAGAACTTGCTGTcttgcatgttttaaatgtgcttctCCTCCAGCACAGCTGATTCAAATGATTACATCACCTGCTCCGTGTGCTGCATAAGCCTTTTAATGACCCATTTACTTAGACTAGGTGCGTAGCAGCAGGACAACACCTAAAACCTGCAGGGCAGTGAGTCCTAGGTACCAGGGCTGGGGGCCTCTGCTTTAGGAAAACTCAGAGTTAAAGTAACGGTTTATATTCACTTAGGAATACACATAGAGACTGCTGTTCTATTAATGCTAACTGTGCTGATCACTAATATAAGATGCTAAAGAAAGATCAGCTCTACAGTGGTGGTGGCGCTAATCTTAGTCCAGACATCGGTAATATGTCCGGCTACACCACTCCCTCCTCCAAAACATAGATGACAAGTGTTATGCATGTAATTTGGTCACATAATTGCAAGTGTATCATATGTTGTGCTAAGTTAAAAAATATGGTTGTCTTTAAAAAGGCGATGGAGACAACAGAACTAAGAGCAGGTGTTTCTCTATAATAAAGTGAATTAATGCTTTCACAAATGAACTAATTATTGTTAATTCATAGGCCTAAGGTTTTATTGGAACCCAAGTGTGCCTCAAAACACACCAGAAATTTATAAAAGACTAAATGTACGAAATAAACCGAAATCCAAAGCTTTTCAGTAAGAACTAATCCTCCATCTGATGTCAGTGTGTTAACAGCTTCTGCTAACACCTAGTCTATTTATTCTGCAGCACTGTTCCCCTTTTCACATTATGCTTGTTTTCCCCTTCAGACCCGCTTGACTCCTCCTGATTTTCATCAGCCATGTTTAAAGCCTTCCTATACAATGTTTT
It encodes:
- the lcor gene encoding ligand-dependent corepressor, which gives rise to MASLCKRQQCTIERRGFRQELDSWRHKLIHCVGFESILEGLFGPGLVKDITLFQDCEPEEVSDWSFDENCLFCCLRREKNKEHSLENGGGGHVLSECEDFKQGQSRISRLERQARDFLNAVFHRKDLPSFSDPHIPLVAREIMQRMIHQFAAEYTSKTTQEDLPLPNGTMKDQSLLRAVSLAPAPSSPAGPTPSSPPSSASSSPSPTPGAGFSPSSAAINSAPAGIQSSNGTGAGNSGGGGTAAASAQNPVLSKLLMADQDGPLDLTIRKAQADQEPSQQDGVLDLSTKKNNSRGSLKTLQGFTLAPGDKGHLLKAERTLSEVEEDDGLLQKSLQDGLRESYINSNSFKPPLARSLRIKEELLSQKHRLLSQPAALSLANLESAGLLNHGQSHSLLSQKGSSSLWESKAHLESLMKLKQAGGALSDLKDLPTFLENHHHSHHGAFSYKSSLHHHNQVSKAQHHPNEAKREQGHSPPVDLKIPQVRGMDLSWDSHASELYGYGAMGVGTGGHGENSLSRKLRAILPKQNRRGGSLGSLLDGAADYWNSDIDSSTSGPAYSISDVEVDPSSKQPRKKRGRYRQYNSEILEEAIAVVMSGKMSVSKAQNMYGIPHSTLEYKVKERMGTLKNPPKKKLKLMMKMEAGGQDFPVETENAPMTTPRDESLALAAAELKENAKEKTDDDSKPID